Proteins from a single region of Cydia pomonella isolate Wapato2018A chromosome 13, ilCydPomo1, whole genome shotgun sequence:
- the LOC133524507 gene encoding uncharacterized protein LOC133524507, with amino-acid sequence MPKRTIDERISEYHKKIEQLQRKKNKEPSYKRIRVIQSSSDEDNEQDTNIVVHRPLTDRMNREGTEPFQPEGQQCTQQLPINDLEVNPRQNTESEHEIAEPEVEQSAPMADETTQASAEIPVEPELLMALGESTDDIPEFGKPIHDSLASLWLPVLKKGLLKENKEKLLKSYLIPENCKLLQSPKLNAEISAAVSEIVRGRDKKLSGFQQQLGAGVTAINKGMEILLNNGNKAQALTHFSDSCRILTDLHCASTKDRIKLLTPSLEKNILHVIQDSERDDTLFGNALSEKIKASKAIQRQGQQIKKTYQPSTSGFRQSTVYRYTPPGNWRGPPRYSYPNSRGGRGSQTRMTTPRRSYNYSTTPPAAKPVPQTRPRAPTQQ; translated from the exons ATGCCTAAGCGTACTATCGACGAACGAATTAGTgaatatcacaaaaaaattgaacagttacaacgaaagaaaaataaagaaccATCTTATAAACGGATTCGAGTAATTCAGTCCTCGTCTGACGAGGACAATGAACAAG aTACAAATATTGTTGTACATCGTCCTCTAACGGACCGAATGAATCGAGAAGGCACGGAACCTTTCCAACCTGAGGGGCAGCAGTGCACTCAGCAATTACCAATTAATGACCTCGAGGTGAATCCTCGCCAAAATACTGAGTCAGAACATGAGATAGCCGAGCCGGAGGTGGAGCAAAGTGCTCCTATGGCTGATGAAACCACACAAGCATCCGCGGAAATACCGGTAGAACCGGAGCTACTAATGGCCTTGGGAGAGTCCACAGACGATATACCAGAATTTGGTAAACCAATACATGACAGTTTAGCTAGTCTGTGGTTACCTGTACTAAAAAAGGGTCTGctcaaagaaaataaagaaaaacttttaaaaagttatttaatacCCGAAAATTGCAAACTTCTGCAGTCTCCAAAACTTAACGCAGAGATCTCAGCTGCCGTATCTGAAATAGTCAGAGGGCGCGATAAAAAACTGTCCGGGTTTCAACAACAGCTTGGCGCAGGCGTTACTGCAATCAATAAGGGTATGGAGATCTTACTAAACAACGGCAATAAAGCCCAGGCTCTGACTCATTTCAGTGACAGCTGTCGAATCTTGACAGATCTTCACTGTGCTTCGACCAAGGATAGAATAAAATTGCTAACTCCTAGCCTGGAAAAGAACATCCTACATGTAATCCAAGATTCCGAAAGAGACGATACTCTTTTTGGCAATGCTTTGTCTGAAAAAATTAAAGCAAGCAAAGCCATTCAAAGACAAGGTCAACAGATAAAAAAGACATATCAACCCTCTACTTCCGGATTTCGCCAGTCGACGGTATACCGCTATACCCCGCCGGGAAACTGGAGGGGTCCACCTCGCTACTCCTACCCCAACAGCAGAGGTGGACGAGGCAGCCAGACGAGGATGACAACACCCAGGAGGTCGTACAATTACAGTACCACTCCACCGGCAGCGAAACCTGTCCCTCAGACCAGGCCTCGTGCTCCAACTCAACAGTAA